Genomic window (Neorhizobium galegae bv. orientalis str. HAMBI 540):
TGAAGACCGGCGACGAACTGGCGGGTTATGAACTGGTCGGCCTTGCCCGCGTCATCGAGGTGCGCTCCGACAGGGCTGTCATCCTCGATCCGGAATTCATTGCGCCCAGCCTCAACTGTGCTGCCGAAGCCCGCCTGACGGAACTGATGACCGAATTGCTCGGCATCGTCCGTCACCGCGCCGAGGCGATTGCCGAAAGGATCGGCGATCCAACCATTCGCGGCACCGCCGAGGTCGGCGACTATTTCCTGCTGCAGATCCTCAACCGCGCCGATCCGATGCTGAAGCACATTGCCGCGAACGCCACCCGCATCCACCCGATCGAATTCTACGAGACCTGCATCCAGCTTGCGGGCGAACTCGCCACCTTCACGACCGACCGGAAACGGGCGACGGATTTCCCGCCCTACCGGCACGACGACCTGAAGGCGACCTTCGCGGCGGTGTTCGACGATCTGCGTGCGTCGCTTTCCGCGGTCCTTGAGCAGGCGGCAGTTTCGATCGAACTTGCCGAGCGTCGCCATGGCGTGAGGGTCGGCGTGATCAACGATCGCTCGCTTCTCAAGGATGCCGGTTTTGTGCTGGCGGTCCGGGCGGAAATGTCGGCGGAAGACGTCCGCCGCAAATTGCCGGCCCAGATCAAGGTCGGCCCGGTGGAGCGCATCGCCGAGCTCGTCAATGTCGCGCTGCCCGGCATTCCTGTCAGGCCCCTGCCGGTATTGCCGCGCCAGCTGCCTTATCGCTCCGGCACGATCTACTTCGAACTCGACACCAAGAATCCGCTCTGGAAGCAACTCGACACCTCGGGCGCCATCGCCATGCATCTCGCAGGCGAATTCCCGGGCCTCGAAATGGAACTGTGGGCCCTTAGAGAATGAAGAACGAACCCGCCTCCGCCTGGCAGGAAGTGCCGACCATCGTCGAACTCACCGAGGACGGCGTCAGACGAAAGCAGTCGGCCCGCAGGATGGCCGAAATGCTCGATGACGTCCTTGAACTTCCGGAAAATTCCCCGGAGAAGCCAGGAAGCCAGATGCCCCGGAAAGGCGGTTGGCCAATCGAGGCGCTGGTCCGGGATTTCCGCTTCGGCGGGGAGGACGTGCCCACTGTGGTGCGTTCAGCGGCGCCGTTGCTCAACCTCGCCCATGCGCTTCGGCATGCCGAGGAGCAGCCGGACATGGACCAGCTCCGCAAGGTCGCGGTCGACGCCATCGGCCGATATGAACGCGATCTGGCGAGCGCCCGCATCAGTCCTGACCGCGCCCGCGCCGCCCATTATGTCGTCTGCGCTACCGTCGACGACGTCGTTTTGAGCAAGCCATGGGGCGTGCGCGCCGGTTGGGCGCGGTCCGGCCTGGTTTCCACATTTCATATGGATGTCACCGGCGGCGACCGGGTCTTCGACCTGCTTGACCATTTCCACCAGAGCCCGGGCGCCAACAAGGATCTGCTGCTTCTCATCTATCTCTGCCTGTCGCTCGCCTTTGAAGGCCGCACCCGGGTTTCGCCGCGCGGCAATCTCGAACTCGGCCGCATCCGCGACAGCCTGTACAAGACCCTGCTCGGCCAGTATGGCGTCTTCGAGCGGGAACTTTCGCCCCACTGGAGGGGAGTCTCCGCCCGCCATAAGCCGCTCCGCACGGCAGTGGCGCTCTGGACGCTGCTCTGCGCACTCGCGCTTGCCTTTGCACTGGGCTATCTGTTCTTCACGCTGTCGCTGAACAGCGCTTCTGACGGAACGTTCCAGCGGCTTGCCAGCCTGCCGCCGCGCGATACGCCGAGTGTGCTGATCAAGGCACCGGAACGGCCGCCCGAGCCGCGGCAGCCGGTCGCCGAAGCCAGGCCCGAACCGCCGGTGCAGCCGCCACCGAAGCAGGAGCCGCCGCCGAGCCGCCTCGACAATCTGCTCGCCTTCCTTCAGCCGGAGGTCGAGAAGAAGCTCGTGACGCTGTCGGATTCGAATGGCCGCCTTCTGGTGCGCATCAACAATTCCGGCCTCTTCGATACCGGCAGTGCCGAAGTCAGCGACAAATTCCACGATCTTATCCAGAGGATAGGTGGCGCGCTTGCGGCAGAAAAGTTCCGCGCCGTGGTCGTCGGTTATACCGACAATGTACCGATCCGCACCATTCAGTTCCCCTCGAACTGGCATCTTTCGGAGGCACGCGCCAAGGCGGTCGGCGACATTCTCGCATCCTATGCCGGGCTGGGCGCGATCCTGACGGAAGGCCGCGCCGACAGCGATCCGATCGCCGACAACGCCACGCAGGAAGGCCGCCAGATGAACCGCCGCACGGAAATCCTGGTGCTCACCGATCCGACCGAAAGGCTGAGCGACGCGGGCCTCAAGGTGCCGCCCGTCGAAGCCGAAAAGCCGGCTGGCCCGGGCACTCCAGAGCCGAGAGGAGCTGCGCGATGAACCCGTTGAGCTTCTTTTATACGCTGCGCTCCTATGTGGAGGCCTATGCAGGGCTGCTCGGCCGGAGATTCATCTCGATCATCTGGGTGGCGGCGATCTGCGTCGTCATCTGGTTCTATGGTTATCTCGCGGCCTACGGCAATTTCAAACCGCTGGCGAGCACCAACGCACGGCTGCTGTTGATCGGCATCGTCGTTGCCGCCTGGCTCTGCTATCTCGCCTTCACGATCATCCGCGATCGCCGCCGCGACAAGCGCCTCGTCGAGGGCATAGAGCGGGATGCGGAGGCCGAAGCTGCGGCAAGCCGGCAGGCCGAAGTGGGTGAAATCCACAGTCGCCTCAAGGAAGCGCTGCAGCTCTTGCGCCGCATCACCCGCAAGCGCTTCGGATATATCTACGAACTGCCCTGGTATGTGATCTTCGGCGCGCCCGGCTCCGGCAAGACTACGGCGCTCACCAATTCGGGGCTGAAATTCCCGCTCGGCGATGCGTTGGGCAGCAATTCGGTGCAGGGAATCGGCGGTACGCGCAATTGCAATTGGTGGTTCACCGACGAGGCGATCCTGATCGATACCGCCGGCCGTTATACCACCCAGGACGACTTGAACGGCACAGCCAAAGCCGGATGGGAGGGTTTCCTCGGGCTCTTGCGCAAATATCGTCGATCTCAGCCGATCAACGGAGCGCTGCTGACGCTTTCGATCGGCGACCTCATAACTCGGGACGCGGAAGCGCAGCGCGAGGAGATCAGGGCGATCCGCCAGCGGTTGTCGGAACTCGACGAGTTTCTCCAGGCCCGTATTCCAGTCTATCTGGTCCTCACCAAGGCCGACCTCCTGACCGGCTTCGCGGAATTCTTCGACGGCTTCAACAAGAGCGACCGGGAGCAGGTCTGGGGTACGACGTTCGGTCTCGAGGAGAGCTATGGGGCACGTAACCTGCCAGACCGTTTCCTCGAAGAATTCGCCCTGTTGCAGGAGCGTGTGGGAGCGATGCTGATCGAACGCCTTCAGCAGGAACCCAGTCTGGAACTGCGCGGCCGCATCTTCCGTTTCCCCGCCGAACTCGCCTCCCTGAAGGAGCGCCTGCACGAAGTGATGAC
Coding sequences:
- the tssK gene encoding type VI secretion system baseplate subunit TssK translates to MRNENRVAWSEGMFLRVQHFQQADRWTERLVRTTTRGLSPYPWGVSEIGIDRSALAIGQFALSNLRGMMPDGTPFEAPIDADLPPPLDLDENTKNAVVYLALPARQPGKAEMAMNGGAKLNSVRLIASHYEAPDANVETDFMAPIDVGRLRMRYLKTGDELAGYELVGLARVIEVRSDRAVILDPEFIAPSLNCAAEARLTELMTELLGIVRHRAEAIAERIGDPTIRGTAEVGDYFLLQILNRADPMLKHIAANATRIHPIEFYETCIQLAGELATFTTDRKRATDFPPYRHDDLKATFAAVFDDLRASLSAVLEQAAVSIELAERRHGVRVGVINDRSLLKDAGFVLAVRAEMSAEDVRRKLPAQIKVGPVERIAELVNVALPGIPVRPLPVLPRQLPYRSGTIYFELDTKNPLWKQLDTSGAIAMHLAGEFPGLEMELWALRE
- the tssL gene encoding type VI secretion system protein TssL, long form; translation: MKNEPASAWQEVPTIVELTEDGVRRKQSARRMAEMLDDVLELPENSPEKPGSQMPRKGGWPIEALVRDFRFGGEDVPTVVRSAAPLLNLAHALRHAEEQPDMDQLRKVAVDAIGRYERDLASARISPDRARAAHYVVCATVDDVVLSKPWGVRAGWARSGLVSTFHMDVTGGDRVFDLLDHFHQSPGANKDLLLLIYLCLSLAFEGRTRVSPRGNLELGRIRDSLYKTLLGQYGVFERELSPHWRGVSARHKPLRTAVALWTLLCALALAFALGYLFFTLSLNSASDGTFQRLASLPPRDTPSVLIKAPERPPEPRQPVAEARPEPPVQPPPKQEPPPSRLDNLLAFLQPEVEKKLVTLSDSNGRLLVRINNSGLFDTGSAEVSDKFHDLIQRIGGALAAEKFRAVVVGYTDNVPIRTIQFPSNWHLSEARAKAVGDILASYAGLGAILTEGRADSDPIADNATQEGRQMNRRTEILVLTDPTERLSDAGLKVPPVEAEKPAGPGTPEPRGAAR